In a genomic window of Helianthus annuus cultivar XRQ/B chromosome 10, HanXRQr2.0-SUNRISE, whole genome shotgun sequence:
- the LOC110885225 gene encoding pentatricopeptide repeat-containing protein MRL1, chloroplastic translates to MDVSTIFIPKPNPHPFSPAFTSCISPAIQLRSQFLGSEFRRTSRRRTCCWLGLGLGFHSPSITRRRRFVCTTSAALGPQTVVVVVSFLAVSAVAVFYFNYCNRKPTDKISKPTNQSDSQQGSSNLSHTFNSQNSSDVSLHVKNSDVGSKDIIGEIKVFSHDIPDESARVHHHETVVFDEGSLTHVALVSSSSNVIASNNIVSPVSSKVEPSYKKDVMLESSFEEPSNVMELSSQGNVLCIPSTETNAVCFDEEHKTEHDSEFPKLMMESELIAASVPANSMVAGGNLIEEKAYVLTKEPDVNGYNFLPVKYTHNGLHSFYEENQYAMSSMENLSSTKAMPELSSFGNNGFSSSTSSSIFPSERFSAKDFLHAAEKFEAKLPNEKSENGSLNGKREFWKKDASSNDKAKSMLTKKDLKALFHIKKEGSTVQYASQQLRAYHRFLKEGRLTESLEKLEYLERKGLLDMNNVYHMGFIQVCRSQKAVKEAFRFVRLIPNPTLSTFNMLMSVCACSLDLDGAFEVLKLVQKAGLRADCKLYTTLISTCARSKKVDTMFKVFHEMVNFGVEPSVHTYGALIDGCAKAGQVAKAFGAYGIMRSKNVKPDRVVFNALISACGESGAVDRAFDVLSEMRSETHPIDPDHVTVGALIKACSNAGQIERAIEIYGMIKEFNIKGTPEVYTIAVNSCSGNGDWEFACSVYNDMTEKGIVPDEMFFSALIDVAGHAGKLDASFEILQEARSKGIDVGIVSYSSLMGACSNARNWRKALELYEDVIEMRMKPSVSMINALITALCDGDQLSKAMEILSEMKKLGLRPNSATYSILLVASERKDDLEVGLMLLSQAKKDAISPNLVMCRCLIALCYRRFEKARMVGEPILSFDSQRILVNSKWTALVLMVYRETIKAGVVPGIEELSQVLGCLRLPHDLSLKARLIENLGVITETSKGSNLCSLIDGFGEYDPRAFSLLEEAASLGIVPSVSLKESPIVVDVTKLPLYTAEVYFLTVLKGLKHRLAAGVKLPNLSILLPIVKTQIKAPMGDKTMNVAGRVTQGISALLRRLRISYIGNESFGKIRINGVVAKKWLSPKLSSPYGGKPTDFGSSNSRLGKGISDQQRHIRSGNLSFE, encoded by the exons ATGGATGTGAGCACCATCTTCATACCAAAACCTAATCCACATCCATTTTCACCGGCCTTCACCTCTTGCATTTCTCCGGCCATTCAATTACGCTCACAGTTCTTAGGTTCCGAGTTTCGCCGGACTTCTCGCCGCCGAACATGCTGTTGGCTAGGGCTAGGCCTAGGCTTTCATTCGCCGTCGATTACACGTAGGAGGAGGTTTGTGTGTACAACTTCTGCTGCTTTGGGTCCGCAAACGGTTGTTGTTGTCGTCTCGTTTCTTGCTGTTTCTGCTGTTGCAGTTTTCTATTTCAATTATTGTAATCGAAAGCCAACAGATAAG ATATCCAAACCGACTAATCAATCAGATTCCCAACAAGGTTCAAGTAATCTAAGCCATACCTTTAACAGTCAAAACTCATCAGACGTTAGTCTCCACGTAAAGAACTCTGATGTGGGGAGTAAAGATATAATTGGGGAGATAAAAGTCTTTAGTCATGATATTCCTGATGAATCAGCACGGGTGCATCATCATGAAACAGTAGTGTTCGATGAAGGGTCTCTAACACATGTTGCATTAGTCTCTTCTAGTTCCAATGTTATTGCTTCTAACAATATAGTATCTCCTGTATCATCCAAGGTTGAACCATCTTATAAAAAAGATGTTATGTTGGAATCATCTTTCGAGGAACCTTCTAATGTTATGGAATTATCATCTCAAGGTAATGTACTGTGTATACCTTCCACAGAAACAAACGCTGTCTGTTTTGATGAAGAACATAAAACCGAGCATGATTCTGAGTTTCCTAAGCTAATGATGGAAAGTGAGTTGATTGCCGCTTCTGTTCCTGCAAATAGTATGGTGGCAGGTGGTAATTTGATTGAAGAGAAAGCCTACGTGCTGACTAAGGAACCTGATGTTAATGGGTATAATTTTCTACCTGTAAAGTACACCCACAATGGCCTACACTCGTTTTACGAGGAAAATCAATATGCAATGAGTTCTATGGAAAATCTTAGTAGTACAAAGGCAATGCCTGAGCTCTCCTCTTTTGGGAACAACGGCTTTTCTTCGTCAACAAGTAGTTCCATATTTCCAAGTGAAAGATTTTCGGCAAAGGACTTTCTTCATGCTGCAG AAAAGTTCGAGGCTAAGTTACCTAACGAAAAATCTGAAAACGGCTCTCTTAATGGAAAGAGAGAGTTTTGGAAGAAAGATGCGTCTTCTAATGACAAAGCAAAATCTATGCTGACTAAGAAGGACCTAAAAGCTTTGTTCCATATTAAGAAAGAAGGAAGCACCGTACAGTACGCTTCACAGCAGTTACGTGCTTACCATCGCTTTCTTAAAGAGGGCAG GTTAACTGAAAGCTTAGAAAAGCTTGAATATCTTGAAAGAAAAGGTTTATTAGACATGAATAAT GTTTATCATATGGGGTTTATCCAAGTGTGTAGAAGTCAGAAAGCTGTGAAGGAAGCTTTTCGTTTTGTCAGGCTCATACCAAACCCGACTTTGAGCACATTTAACATGCTTATGTCTGTTTGTGCATGCTCTCTAGATTTAGATG GAGCTTTTGAGGTTTTGAAACTAGTCCAGAAAGCTGGATTAAGAGCTGACTGTAAGCTATACACTACTTTAATATCAACTTGTGCTAGGAGTAAAAAGGTTGATACAatgtttaag GTTTTCCATGAAATGGTCAACTTTGGAGTGGAGCCAAGCGTTCACACATACGGTGCACTTATTGATGGCTGTGCTAAAGCTGGGCAAGTTGCAAAGGCGTTTGGTGCCTATGGTATTATGAGGTCAAAG AATGTGAAACCAGACCGAGTTGTATTCAATGCGCTTATCAGTGCATGCGGTGAATCAGGAGCCGTTGATCGAGCATTTGATGTATTATCCGAAATGAGATCCGAGACACATCCTATAGATCCAGATCATGTCACTGTTGGTGCCCTGATTAAAGCATGTTCAAATGCTGGTCAG ATTGAACGAGCCATAGAGATATATGGCATGATTAAAGAATTCAACATCAAAGGCACTCCTGAAGTTTACACCATCGCTGTCAATAGTTGCAGCGGAAACGGTGATTGGGAGTTTGCGTGCAGTGTGTATAATGATATGACCGAAAAAGGGATTGTCCCAGATGAG atgtTTTTTAGTGCGTTGATAGATGTGGCAGGACATGCTGGGAAGCTGGATGCTTCGTTTGAAATTTTACAAGAAGCCAGGAGTAAAGGAATAGATGTCGGGATTGTATCGTATAGCTCATTGATGGGAGCATGTAGCAAT GCAAGAAACTGGAGGAAGGCACTGGAGTTATATGAAGATGTCATAGAGATGAGGATGAAACCATCAGTTTCAATGATAAATGCATTAATTACTGCCTTGT GCGATGGCGATCAGCTGTCTAAGGCTATGGAAATTCTGTCAGAAATGAAAAAATTAGGCTTACGCCCCAACTCCGCCACGTACTCCATTCTGTTGGTGGCAAGTGAAAG AAAGGATGATCTTGAAGTTGGTCTTATGCTACTTTCTCAAGCAAAAAAGGATGCCATTTCACCAAATCTTGTCATGTGCAGGTGTTTAATTG CTTTGTGTTACCGGAGATTTGAGAAAGCCCGTATGGTTGGTGAGCCCATTTTGTCTTTTGACTCACAACGGATACTGGTAAACAGTAAATG GACGGCATTAGTTTTGATGGTATATAGAGAAACAATTAAGGCCGGTGTTGTTCCAGGGATAGAAGAACTTTCGCAAGTCTTAGGATGTCTACGGCTCCCTCACGACTTGTCCTTAAAAGCCAGACTGATTGAGAATCTCGGAGTAATTACAGAAACGTCAAAAGGATCAAATCTCTGTTCTTTGATTGATGGATTTGGGGAATACGATCCGCGCGCCTTTTCTTTGCTTGAGGaagctgcttcacttggaattgTTCCTTCTGTTTCTTTAAAAGAAAGTCCAATAGTCGTTGATGTGACAAAATTACCATTGTATACCGCTGAG GTTTATTTCTTGACAGTCTTGAAAGGTCTTAAGCATCGGCTGGCTGCTG GTGTGAAATTGCCCAATTTAAGCATCTTGCTGCCTATAGTAAAGACACAAATCAAGGCGCCCATGGGAGATAAAACAATGAATGTTGCAGGAAG AGTGACCCAGGGTATTTCAGCATTACTGAGAAGGCTAAGGATTTCATACATAGGAAACGAGTCGTTTGGAAAAATAAGAATTAATGGGGTGGTTGCGAAGAAGTGGCTTTCACCAAAGCTTTCTTCTCCTTATGGTGGAAAACCGACAGATTTTGGATCATCCAACTCACGTTTGGGTAAAGGAATTAGCGATCAGCAGCGTCACATTCGAAGCGGCAATTTGTCTTTTGAATAA